From the Hippocampus zosterae strain Florida chromosome 13, ASM2543408v3, whole genome shotgun sequence genome, the window CTGGGTAAAAAGGAGGTGCTCATGCATGCTTTCAATTCTTGTCGTTGAGATTATTGTAATGCCCTAAAAGGGTATTTAAATTTTACAATTATCCGAGCGAAATTATCGAAAATGCTTGGTGAATATTTCTCTATCGTGATTGGTTGATAAGTGTAACGCTGCCTCCTCTAATTGGTCATTTGTGTCACATGACGTGACGTTTCTTATCTACCCAATCAAAGCACGAAAAAGTTCTCCTGCGGAAGAACGATGTCAAGGAACGTCTGATTGTAACCTGGAATCGTAATATAATATTCTCGATATGGATTTTCTGCTTGTGAGCAAAACGCGACTGCTTCTCCTAGCCGTGTTTGGATTGGGTTTGGCGCAGGTGTTCGTTTTCGGGGAGGAGAGCAGCGAGTTCACTTTCCTTTTACAAGCCGGAAAATCCGATTGTTTCTTCCAGCGGGCAATACAGAATGGTACGATGGAGGTCGAGTATCAGGTAATTGTATCCGTGCCCCATAAACTTAAAGCTCCCTATTTAATCGTTGCATATTGAGTTCTTTACCCTTCAGTGTTCGCTTTCTGAGCTTGACGCTGTTGCTGCTTTAGCTATGCAATCAACAGTTAGGTGCGTGGAGCAAAAACGTCATTCTCTTTCATTTCAGTGCAATATTGAGGTTTCTCTTTATACTTTTTCTCACGACCTTCTGATTCAGgcgtttttttaatgactaGAAATGTCATTATGCGGCGGGCCAAAAATGGCTCTTGGACGGGTTTTGGACTCCCGCACTAGTGCATTGTCAAAACTGTTTTCTTGAGGGTCTATCTGTTAGGGAAATAAAATGTgcggatgtgtgttttttttattttttgcgggggCGGCACGGCGGTTGACCACCCAGCATGTCCACTTAACAGTGTGGAGCTCATAGGCCTTCTATAAGGAATTTGCATGTCCTCTCCGTGccattgtgggttttctccaggtactcaattttcctcccatattccaaaaacatacacggtcggttaattgaagactaaattgtcctttggtgtgattgtaagtgtttgaatgttgtttgtgtgtgggtgtgtgggtgtgcgcgacctgcgattggctgtcaaccaattTAGGGTATACCCGATTTACTGCACAAAGACAGATAGGATccgctccagcacgcctgtgatcctcgtgaggataaaacggttggatggatgtttttttttaatctccaggTGATTGGAGGAGCCGGAATGGATGTGGATTTCACCATCCTCAATCCAGAGGGCGCACCATTGGTCGCAGAGACTCGTCGCTCTGATGGAGTTCATGTGTTAGTTATGCAACCTCAAATAACACCCAGATCCTGGATCGTGTTCCTGGATCCGTCCATTTACGACTGTCTTTACTTCCTGTTTTTGCTCTTTACCCAGGGTGGAGCCCACAGTGGAGGGAGACTATCAAGTCTGCTTTGATAACAGCTTCAGCCACTTCTCGGAAAAGATGGTGTTCTTCGAGCTTTATGTAGAGGGGCAAGGAGGAGATGTGGGCGGTGATGAAGAATGGGCTGGTTTAGAGGAGATGGATGAAAACATGTTGCAGTACAAGTTGCAAGATATGAGAGTGAGTTGCAGTGTTTCTAAAGAGCACAGACCAGCTGCAAAATTATGACcacttgcacaatatcacaatctCAAATATTTTGCATTCAGCTGAATGGCTATTTCCTCTTTACTCCCTCAGGAGTACATGGACTCTGTACAAAAACGTCTTGAACGTAGTCGGCAGATGCAAACGGTATTAAGAGCTTTTGAGGCGCGGGACCGAAATCTTCTAGAAGACAACCTGTGGAGAGTCTCGTTTTGGTCATGTGCCAGTGTACTGGTGATGCTGTGCGTGGCCCTCACCCAGGTAAACTGCTGTTCATTCCTACCTTTGGTCACTCATATGGTTGGTGTTGACAAGATTGTCACCTCTTCCCCTTCAGGTCTACACTGTGCGTAAACTGTTTGACGATAAGCGGAGGATCTACACGTAGAACGAACTCTGCGATGTGACAAGACAAGCTGGGTGCAGCTCACAAGCCTCGGCAAATGGGTGGAGACATTGTACATAGCACCAGCTGTCGGCACCAAGTGATGTGGTTCACTTACGCAAGCTTGTCGCGCACCAGTCTGTGCAATAACAGTTCACAGTGAAGAACAGTTTCTACGTTGGTGGCCGTTTTTGTTTCCGTTAGTGCCTTTTTAATGTGAAATCTTACCACAAGCTGAtccccaaaatacattttaaaaggtaCTGCAGTATATTTTGTAGTTAAACAATGGTGAGTgttgctgtatgtttttttttctaaaggtgAAACGTCCATAACTTGTAAAACCTGTCAGCTTTTCCAGTTTATACGCGTTAATAATGTTTATTAAATTTGATCTACAAGGTTTTTATTCTAAAAtgtaatggttaaaaaaaatataaatgtgtatatatatatatatatatctcccgtattggtccgaatataagacgcccctgattataagacgaccccctctttttcaagactcaagtttgaaaaaagaccttttgaacaccaaattaattttatacagaaaataattacatctgaaacaaatgatgataatatatttgagagaaaaaccatgttattttgcctcattcaaatcttaatatctgaacatttaaatatgtaaactaaagtgcaatcacattcataaatcaATGGCTTCTGgtgttttaaatgtaaattacatcataacttctcctcggccgccagttaacctggccgatctttgacccacttttttccagattgtctccgtttctccattttctgttatcgcttctattattttcttctcttttctttcttaccgctctttatttttcttcttcgtgctaccgctatttttatttttcttcttcgtgacgGGTTCATTTTGGCGTGGGGAGTCAAGTccagcattcacttcaatgatatctggcgccatctagcgtcgtaaatgggtataatgtctcgaccccgaatataagacgactcccactttttcagtcttatttcaatgcaaaaaacaccatcttatattcggaccaatacggtatataaatCTATGTTTGGCTTCCAAAGATGAATTAGGAACATAATGGTAATGTGCCTTTGTGCTGAAGGtctctgccctttttttttttttgcccattgcATCCAGTGGGTGGTACTGCCACAGTAAATGCTCAAGGCAAAATTTTCATGGGAGCGTTTGCATTGATTTTAATGTTTGTTGAATTGTTGTGTTGATGAGACAGACGTCTTCAAAATAGAGTTGAACAATAAAACcataaaaaattacaaaaaaaatctatgattACAGCAATTTGCTGTtcacaaataaacatttgttttttattgcaaTGATATGCGTTTATCTTTTTCAAATGAGGTGAGAAGTGATTCAAGTTGTTTTGACAACCCCAAATGGTGCATGGTcacagggtgctggagcctctcccaggtgTCTTGGGGCAAAAGGCGGATGACACACTGAACTGGGTGTGTCAGTCACCGGAAATGTAGAGATTAAAAACATAGAGTGACAGACGGCATGTGCAGATtaaaatggagagagagagagagtttttcAGGCGTACATTCACATCTTCGCTGAGTGTTAAACAAACCCACACTACCTGAACTCGTCAATGACAATGTCAAGAAACATTTTAATGCCATCtacattcatgaatgaatgaatgtcttgagTTTTCAATGACAATCGTATATTTCTGCATGTATACCGTACAATCAATTAATATATTGTGGAAGATTTCAGTTGGttcgaaaagtaaaaaatatagaTTCACTATAGACGGGAAAATATTTCATTAGTTTTTCTGATTTTTCTGACCCAAAGTCCACCATCTCAAACTACTACATAAAAAAGGATGATTATTTTTCCAATAGAAATGTGAAATTAGTcttctgaaaattatttttctgtTAAATGAATCTGTAAAATATGAGTTAAGTTTTAAAAATGACCAATAACTACCGGTACTGAATTATATGAACCTTTCTACAATATTTGAGGTGCACCTGTGCATACTTTGCCGCACAGGGCGTGGACTGAGATCCACATCCTGCGGCAAATGACACTTTACTGAACTTGAAATAGTGCATCatgcatttcatttagcagTCATCCTCTCCTTTgggaaacaaattcctgatgTGCCACAAACCGAGTGGGTATCCATCCTTGCTTGACGAGCCAGTTT encodes:
- the tmed1b gene encoding transmembrane emp24 domain-containing protein 1b, coding for MDFLLVSKTRLLLLAVFGLGLAQVFVFGEESSEFTFLLQAGKSDCFFQRAIQNGTMEVEYQVIGGAGMDVDFTILNPEGAPLVAETRRSDGVHVVEPTVEGDYQVCFDNSFSHFSEKMVFFELYVEGQGGDVGGDEEWAGLEEMDENMLQYKLQDMREYMDSVQKRLERSRQMQTVLRAFEARDRNLLEDNLWRVSFWSCASVLVMLCVALTQVYTVRKLFDDKRRIYT